The following coding sequences are from one Cyprinus carpio isolate SPL01 chromosome A24, ASM1834038v1, whole genome shotgun sequence window:
- the LOC122135331 gene encoding LOW QUALITY PROTEIN: interferon-induced very large GTPase 1-like (The sequence of the model RefSeq protein was modified relative to this genomic sequence to represent the inferred CDS: deleted 2 bases in 2 codons; substituted 2 bases at 2 genomic stop codons) produces the protein MGDNTSDTGKKHREKKKAVGTGVRPDELQQEKTEKHVLFHKLNLEGRHHNKLTVADVLQISTHSFQCQDFCAEEELIQTFIQKIMTMNYRARNIHINKINGQKHTHQRNANLSEESDIFKAVGLSNQSKPMGIHPMDVQMAVFHAADGFLKQLMVTKLSQCQYALPLLVPDPFTQQIEFPLWTFRQINKSWKMRNTDNEIICQTQPIYKAETPMVSFFRFGSVSSSKSQLMNSLINEKHNTFFHRNCPGSSRTRELMDGVVEIAWYCPSGSYDDKFTDCVAFCNLHGDAGDHEKQLQILTEMSSVNVVLLPKLDRNDKHAAKIQNLYKDRKPLICAFTEDKSAVTETKKRKFKIGLKDRNQTYLNKXQKIKINDSHNQPPPTYIIXDPTQKQHIILYKEDDDDCRRGRAVAQQIMSLQKKKDLTEIKESFLPHQGKLWHKWSQKNKDLHRPRADDIEKEISGKQTEMKKIRQEQHESDISEFMKLFIKELNSVSEHKMYFIKWLRILLDEHISADLSALHHKYNEKWSTVLKLKEKHDKSEQLKLNFETISEEHQAATFGLEHIMREIGQIYESCSFVNENKKDLQVHFSSLPSLAAEMMISGFPLELMDGDAAHVPVIWISAVLDQLVQKLGDQRVFVLSVLGLQSSGKSTMLNAMFGLQFAVSAGRCTRGAFMQLVRVSDEMRTQLNFDYILVVDTEGLRALELAGKSTIDHDNKLATFVVGLGNLTLINIFGENPAEMQDILQIVVQAFMRMKKVKLNPSCVFVHQNVSDITAEEKNMEGRRQLQKTLDKMTKLAAKEEVYDAECFSDVIRFDVQKDVKYFAQLWEGSPPMAPPNPDYCENIQELKEIIMSHASKSHGMMLIDLKDRIKDLWEALMNEGFVFSFKNSLEISAYRKLEREYSKWSWSLRSAMMEIENKLHNKITNEAIHEIEETDLQRELKKTSEEVKKSITEFFEKDTYAEILIQWKTSFEIKIKELQTNIVRETKRKLNEILQQRDLKKKIDAQRKTHENTLYEKSKEVAFILKGKANNEETLKKEFDSFWKLNVKKIMTDTPPIKNTDIMRDVRVILSEIYKERLPVDHWKEGSEHHNIFTVKSYSKYVIFKRYAKRNKEAMNSESRKEKCDFFQNLYPEDEHQIILLVSDVAQETDKMIQSFNISEKGYNISYIQQLTNYIIKRVTEHQEGPVKYEFKNEFFMDLVFSICERKNKMITDQHKMFRDANDPEIYVEKKREEYYSIFQKYCQGASSAVIFGEIICHKLKEPIEQSVYKKTARDLTEEMISNCESLNGNRSNLEKHILKTLAEKKDFDQYMKYIKTPRDYFKSFIRDEVSWYIADKLSVSVLPKMKENIELLQKKIMRAAHESTEHVQVNSGDVGLWLKSFTQQLSDEPIFSEKDLSGVKHNDVEVKLLEDVVRQEIPDIMSDISGRFTKNTFDEELDCKFRPDELLINHFCQCCWVQCPFCRAICTNTIENHGGDHSVPFHRNIGLNGWYYRGTRNLCINICTSSVASDRSFYPSDSDESVLYSQYRKAGGKYAKWSITPDNSELPYWKWFVCKFQKDLEKYYNKTFEGSGEIPDAWKTYTKLDIIKSLDKYI, from the exons gaaaaaaagaaggCTGTTGGGACAGGTGTCAGACCAGATGAACTACAACAGGAGAAGactgaaaaacatgttttatttcataaactTAATCTTGAAGGCAGGCACCATAATAAATTGACAGTTGCAGATGTTCTTCAGATATCTACACATTCATTTCAGTGCCAAGATTTTTGTGCTGAAGAGGAGCTGATTCAGACtttcatacaaaaaataatgacaatgaacTACAGAGCCAGAAATATCCATATAAATAAGATCAATGGACAGAAGCACACACATCAAAGAAATGCTAATTTATCTGAAGAGAGTGATATATTCAAAGCAGTGGGCTTGTCAAACCAAAGTAAGCCCATGGGAATTCACCCAATGGATGTTCAGATGGCTGTGTTTCATGCTGCTGATGGTTTCCTGAAGCAGCTGATGGTGACTAAACTGTCCCAGTGTCAGTACGCTCTGCCTTTGCTTGTTCCTGATCCATTCACACAACAGATTGAGTTTCCTCTTTGGACATTCAGACAAATAAACAAGAGCTGGAAGATGAGAAACACAGACAATGAAATCATCTGTCAAACCCAGCCAATCTACAAGGCAGAAACTCCAATGGTGTCATTTTTCAGGTTTGGCTCTGTGTCCTCATCCAAGTCTCAGCTGATGAACAGTCTGATCAATGAGAAACACAACACGTTCTTCCACAGGAACTGCCCAGGCAGCAGCAGAACCAGAGAACTGATGGATGGAGTGGTGGAGATCGCCTGGTACTGTCCATCTGGATCATATGATGATAAATTCACTGACTGTGTTGCATTCTGTAATCTACACGGTGATGCAGGAGACCATGAAAAACAGCTGCAGATCCTCACTGAAATGTCCTCAGTCAATGTTGTTCTTCTACCAAAACTGGACAGGAATGACAAACATGCAGCAAAGATACAAAACCTGTACAAGGACAGAAAGCCACTCATTTGTGCTTTTACTGAGGATAAATCAGCTGTAACTgagacaaagaaaaggaaattcAAAATTGGTCTGAAAGACAGAAATCAgacatatctaaataaataacaaaaaataaaaataaatgactctcACAACCAACCACCAcccacatacata atataagacccaacacaaaaacaacacatcatATTATATaaggaagatgatgatgactgCAGGAGAGGAAGAGCAGTAGCACAGCAGATAATGAGTCTACAGAAGAAGAAAGATCTGACAGAAATCAAAGAATCATTTCTGCCTCATCAGGGGAAACTGTGGCATAAGTGGAGTCAGAAGAATAAAGATCTACATCGACCTCGTGCAGATGATATAGAAAAGGAAATAAGtggaaaacagacagaaatgAAGAAAATCCGTCAAGAACAGCATGAATCTGACATCAGTGAGTTTATGAAGCTCTTTATAAAAGAACTGAACAGTGTTAGTGAACATaagatgtattttattaaatggcTTAGAATCCTCCTGGATGAACATATATCAGCTGATCTTTCTGCGCTACATCACAAGTATAATGAAAAGTGGTCAACAGTCTTGAAACTGAAAGAGAAACATGACAAGTCAGAACAACttaaa ctgaattttgagaCAATATCTGAGGAACATCAGGCTGCAACCTTTGGTTTGGAGCACATCATGCGGGAGATCGGTCAAATCTATGAATCATGTTCATTTGTTAATGAGAACAAGAAAGACCTGCAGGTTCACTTCTCTTCTCTCCCGAGTCTTGCAGCAGAGATGATGATCTCTGGGTTtccactggagctgatggatgGAGATGCTGCTCATGTTCCTGTGATCTGGATATCTGCTGTTCTAGATCAGCTCGTCCAGAAACTGGGAGACCAGCGAGTCTTTGTGCTGTCAGTTTTAGGGCTTCAGAGCTCTGGGAAATCCACCATGCTGAACGCCATGTTTGGACTTCAGTTTGCCGTCAGTGCTGGCAGATGCACCAGAGGAGCTTTCATGCAACTGGTCAGAGTCTCAGATGAGATGAGAACACAGCTGAACTTTGACTATATTCTGGTTGTTGATACTGAGGGGCTTCGTGCTCTAGAACTGGCTGGAAAATCAACAATAGATCATGACAATAAATTGGCCACATTTGTTGTTGGTCTTGGAAATTTGACTTTAATCAACATCTTTGGAGAAAACCCTGCTGAGATGCAGGACATTCTTCAGATTGTTGTTCAGGCCTTCATGAGGATGAAGAAGGTCAAACTGAatcccagctgtgtgtttgtgcatcagaaCGTTTCAGACATCACAGCTGAAGAGAAAAACATGGAGGGAAGGAGACAACTGCAGAAGACACTGGATAAGATGACAAAACTCGCTGCTAAAGAGGAAGTCTATGATGCAGAatgtttcagtgatgtcattagaTTTGATGTTCAGAAAGATGTGAAGTATTTTGCTCAGCTCTGGGAGGGCAGTCCACCCATGGCACCACCAAACCCAGACTACTGTGAGAATATTCAAGAACTAAAAGAAATTATCATGTCTCATGCCTCAAAATCACATGGAATGATGCTGATAGACTTAAAAGATCGTATTAAAGATCTCTGGGAGGCTTTAATGAATGAAGGATTTGTTTTCAGCTTCAAAAATTCTCTGGAGATCTCAGCTTATAGGAAACTGGAGAGGGAATACAGCAAGTGGTCCTGGAGTCTTCGCAGTGCCATGATGGAAATTGAGAACAAactacacaacaaaataacaaatgaagCAATTCATGAGATTGAGGAAACTGATCTTCAAAGAGAACTGAAGAAGACAAGTGAAGAAGTGAAAAAATCAATCACAGAATTCTTTGAGAAAGACACATATGCAGAAATACTGATTCAGTGGAAAAcatcatttgaaatcaaaatcaaagagCTTCAGACAAACATTGTGAGAGAAACAAAGAGGAAATTAAATGAGATTCTTCAGCAGCGAGATCTGAAGAAAAAGATTGATGCTCAGAGGAAAACTCATGAAAACACTCTCTATGAAAAGAGTAAAGAAGTTGCCTTTATACTAAAAGGCAAAGCAAACAATGAAGAAACACTAAAGAAAGAGTTTGATTCATTTTGGAAACTGAATGTGAAGAAGATCATGACAGACACTCCTCCAATCAAAAACACTGACATAATGAGAGATGTAAGAGTGATCCTCAGTGAGATCTATAAGGAACGTCTCCCTGTTGACCACTGGAAGGAGGGCAGTGAGCACCACAATATTTTCACTGTGAAGAGTtattcaaaatatgttattttcaaGAGATATGCAAAAAGGAATAAAGAAGCTATGAACAGTgaaagcagaaaagaaaaatgtgatttttttcagaATCTTTATCCAGAGGATGAACaccaaataatattattagtCTCAGATGTTGCTCAGGAGACAGACAAAATGATTCAGTCTTTTAACATATCAGAGAAGGGCTACAACATCAGCTACATCCAACAACTCACAAATTATATCATTAAGAGAGTAACAGAACATCAAGAAGGACCAGTGAAATATGAGTTTAAGAATGAATTCTTCATGGATTTGGTTTTTTCCATCTGTGAGAGAAAAAACAAGATGATCACTGACCAACACAAAATGTTCAGAGATGCCAATGATCCTGAAATATATgttgagaagaagagagaagagtaCTATAGTATTTTCCAGAAATATTGTCAGGGAGCCTCGTCAGCTGTTATTTTTGGTGAGATCATCTGTCATAAACTTAAAGAACCCATTGAGCAGAGTGTCTACAAGAAGACTGCCAGAGATCTGACAGAAGAAATGATATCAAACTGTGAATCACTGAATGGAAACAGATCAAATCTAGAGAAACACATCCTGAAGACACTGGCGGAAAAAAAAGACTTTGACCAATACATGAAGTACATTAAAACTCCCAGAGATTACTTCAAGAGTTTCATCAGAGATGAAGTCAGTTGGTACATCGCTGATAAGTTAAGTGTCAGTGTTTTACCCAAGATGAAGGAGAACATTGAACTCCTGCAGAAGAAGATCATGAGAGCAGCACATGAATCTACTGAACATGTTCAAGTCAACAGTGGAGATGTTGGTTTGTGGTTGAAGAGTTTCACACAGCAGCTCTCAGATGAGCCGATCTTCTCTGAAAAAGACCTCAGTGGAGTTAAACATAATGATGTTGAGGTGAAACTCCTAGAAGATGTGGTAAGACAAGAAATTCCTGATATAATGTCTGACATCAGTGGTAGATTTACCAAAAATACATTTGATGAAGAACTGGACTGTAAATTCAGACCAGATGAGCTTCTGATTAATCACTTCTGTCAGTGCTGTTGGGTTCAATGTCCATTCTGTAGAGCCATCTGCACCAACACCATAGAAAACCATGGTGGAGATCACAGTGTTCCTTTTCATCGTAATATTGGACTGAACGGGTGGTATTACAGAGGGACAAGGAACTTGTGTATAAACATCTGTACATCATCAGTAGCAAGTGATCGATCTTTTTATCCCAGTGACTCAGATGAATCAGTCCTATACAGTCAATACAGAAAAGCAGGAGGAAAATATGCTAAGTGGAGCATCACCCCTGATAACTCTGAACTGCCCTACTGGAAGTGGTTTGTGTGCAAATTTCAGAAAGATCTTGAGAAAtactacaataaaacatttgaggGAAGTGGTGAGATACCTGATGCATGGAAAACATATACAAAACTGGATATTATAAAGAGTTtggataaatacatttaa